GCTTGCTTTTGTTTTCCTACTTTTCTGGTTTTTTTACCTTGCTTATTCCACTTGCTTCTTTTGCACTGGCTTCTTGGATAGGCTTGAAAAATGCTTCAAAATTGGGAGTTGTTTTTTGTTTGTTCATTGTAGCAGCATTCTCCTTATTTCTTCCCGAACAGTTTTCAGATGTAGGAAATTTTGTATTGCCGGGATTTCTTTTACTAGAGCACTTTTCCCGATTTTCAGTTTTTTTACTGGGGCTTTTTTATTTCATTTTTTTCTTTTCTGCCGGCTTGATTCTTTTTCAGAGTTTACAGAAAAGTGGAGACCTCAATACTTGGTTTCTTTCCTCGTTCGTAAAACTTCTTCTCTTGCTGGCACTGTTTTTCGTACTTTTTGTCAGCCTCAGCCCCGATTCCCTTTACAACAGCAGCGTGCAGCACCTTGAGTCATTGCTGGCAAAAATTGAAGCAGCCGAGAGCGCTTCTTCATCTGGGGCTGCGATGTCACAACTTTTTGGAAACAAGCACGAATTTTCAGTGCAGTTTTTGCACTACTTTCCGGCGCTTTTTGCCATTTTTTGCCTGTTTACGCTGGTGGTAAATACTTTGCTCTCCCGAAGACTTTTTAAGCATTTGCCCGCATTTGCTTGTATAAAGCCATTTTCAGCGTTTCGCCTTCCCGATCAGTTTATTTGGCTTCTCATCATCTCGGGCCTTGCCTTTTTTGCGGGGAAATATATAGTCGGCGCTACCTTTTTGGAGATAGTGGCGCTAAACCTTGCCATTACAGCTTTTGCGCTTTACGTTCTCCAAGGTTTAGCTGTAGCTTTATTTTTTATTACGCGGGTGAACTCAGTTTTTTTAAGAACCGCGGCCATGATTATGTTGGTGATTTTTTTCGTTCAGGTAAGTCTTTTCCTTTTTCTCATCGGTATTTTTGACGTGTGGTTGAATATCCGAGAGAGAAAAGTAAATACTAAACAAAACTTATGAAATAAACGTTGGAAGGAAAGAAGGAGAAAATATGCAAGTCATTTTACAAGAAGAAATTTCAAGTCTCGGAAAAGCTGGAGAAATTGTGAACGTAAAAGAAGGTTACGCTCGTAACTTTCTCATCCCACAAAAGAAAGCTGTTGTTGCTGATGCCAAAAACATGAAAATGCTTGAGCACCAACGCAAAATCATTTCCGCAAAACAAGCCAAACTTAAAGCAGAAGCTGAAAAATTGGCAGTAGAGTTGAACAAGCTAAAGCTTGTATTTGAAAAAGAAGTGGGCGAAGAAGGAAAACTTTTTGGTTCTATCACTTCAAAAGACATTGCTGAATTGGTGAAAGAAAAAGGCTTTGAAATCGATCGCAGAAAACTGCAACTTAAAGATCCAATTCGTGAAATTGGTGACTGTGAAGTTCCCCTTAAGCTTCATGCTGAAGTAACAGCAATGCTTAAAGTTTCTGTAGAGAAAAAATAATTTCGATTTGCTTGGGGGAGCGAAGAGAAAGCGTGTGTTGTTTTTTAATCTTAAGAAATGTGTTTGAGGTTCCATGACACCCCCAGATCTTCAACAATTTAAAGTGCCGCCCCAGAATATTGAAGCAGAGCAATCAATTCTGGGTGCTGTGCTTCTTGATAATGAAGCCATTCATCGCTGTTTAGAGCTTGTTCAAGCTGAAGATTTTTACCGTGAAACCCATCGCAAAATTTACGAAGCCGTCCTCGATCTCTACCAAAAAAGTGAACCCGTAGATATCATCACGCTCACCAGTCACTTGAAGTCAAAAAATGTTCTCGATCAAGTTGGCGGCGCAACCTACCTCTCTTTCCTTGTCGATCAAGTTCCAACAGCTGCAAATGTTGCCTCCTACTGTAAAATCGTTCGTGAAAAATCCGTTTCCCGTCGTTTGATTGAAGGTGCTACACAAATTATTAGTGATGGCTATCAGCAACACGCCGATGTGAATGAATACCTTGATAAAGCCGAACAAATTATTTTCGATGTGGCGCAAAACCGCACCAAAAAAGGCTTTAGCCAGGTGAAGGATGTTGTGAAAGACAGCTTCAAGGCTATCGAACAACTCTACGAACGCAAAGAATTAATCACAGGTGTTCCAAGTGGATTTAAAGATCTTGATCGTTTGACGAGTGGTTTTCAGCCCTCGGATTTGGTGATTATTGCAGGTCGTCCTTCGATGGGAAAAACAGCATTCGTGCTGAGCATTCTGGAAAATGCTGCCATCGATCATGGAAAATATTGCGCTATTTTTTCGCTGGAGATGTCAAAAGAGCAGCTGGTGCAACGTATGCTGTGTTCGCGTGCAGAAATTGATTCCACCAAATTGCGCGGGGGTTTTTTGGCTGAAAGCGATTGGCCAAAGCTAACCCGTGCAGCCGGCATGATATCTGAATCTCCCGTCTTCATTGATGATACGCCCGCAATTACTTCGATGGAACTTCGAGCAAAAGCGCGTAGACTTCAGCGCGAGCATGGGCTCGATCTCGTAGTGGTGGACTATTTACAACTGATGCGAGCTTCGCGCCGCATCGAAAGCAGAGAGCGCGAAATTGCAGAAATTTCCAGTTCACTTAAAGCCCTTGCAAAAGAGTTAAGCGTTCCCGTGTTGGCGCTGTCGCAGTTAAACCGCGGATTAGAGGCCAGGCAAGATAAGCGTCCACAGCTTTCTGATTTGCGTGAGTCTGGTTCAATCGAGCAAGATGCAGACGTGGTGATGTTTATTTACCGCGATGAAGTCTACAACAAAGAAACTCCTGATGCCGGAAAAGCTGAGATCATCATCGGCAAACAGCGTAATGGACCAATCGGGCGGGCGACACTTGCGTTTAGGCACAACATCACACGCTTCGATAACTTGGCGCAACATGTAGACCAATCATCAGCATCTCCTTCACATATTTTAGAAGGAGTGGGCGATGTGCCTTCAGCTGAAGATGGATATTAGTAATGAACGCCAACAAAAAGAAGCGCTGAAAAACTAGGTTTGAAACCGCTATCGTAAACACGTTGTGCGGCTAATGCAGGTGCAGCAAGGTCAAGATCTTGATGTATACCTTCTTCAAATAAAAAATCTTCCTGAACATCAAATCCAAAATAAAAATATTTATGCCACATCATGGCAACGCCACCGCCGACGGATGGGCCAATAGCTTGCGTGGTAACGGCAGTGTCACTCGCCAAAACATTTCCTGGAAGAGAACCAATGCGGCCGGAAATTCCACCTTTGAGATACGGCAAAATCTGAAATGTTTTCCATTTGGTGAGGGCATCAAAAATGAAACTGTATTTTCCACTAATGTTGGAGTGAATAAGATGTTCTCTTCGTCCGCTGTTGAAGTTGGTTGCGTAGGAACCATGAATTTCTAGTGAAGCTGCATCGGTAATGTTCCAGCCAAAAGTGAGGCCGATCAAACGCTCAAAGTCAGACCCCACAGCTGTTTGCGCGGCTTGATCAAAATCGAAATCTGACTGAACGAGGCCTGTTCCTATTGTGATGTAGGGTCCTTCATGAAAACCATCCAGCGGACGAGCGTTTGCCGTTGAAAAAAATAAAACTTGAAGCAAACCGAAACAGAAAAAGGTGACAAAAAGTTTTTTCATCATATATAGGGAACGCTTCTAGCAAGTTAGGAAAAAATGGCAATTGATAACACTGGGGAAGAGAATGAAATTAATCGTAGCTACAAAAAATAAAGGGAAGCTTGCTGAAATAAAACGCATGCTCAGCGACATAGATCTCCAAGTGGTAAGTTTTGAAGAGGAACATTTTTCCGATGTACTTGAAGATGGAAAAACATTTTTGGAAAATGCGCGCAAAAAAGCATTGGCGTGTCATAAGCCAGACGCGTGGAGTTTGGCTGATGATTCTGGCTTGTGTGTAGACGCACTTGATTTGGCACCCGGCGTTTACTCCGCGCGCTATGCGGGTGAGCGGGCGACTGACAGCGATAACAACGCCAAATTGATTTCAGCACTGGATGGCGTGCCCACAGAAAAACGCGCAGCTTCATTTCATTGTGCATTGGTGCTTGTTTCGCCAGCCGGAAACAAGTGGGAGTTTGAGGGCAAGATGGAAGGCAGTGTTTTGCAAGAACCCCGAGGCGAAAATGGTTTTGGCTATGACCCGCTTTTTTTAGTGAAAGGTACCGATAGAAGCGCTGCAGAGCTCTCCCCAGGCGAAAAGGACGCTTATAGCCACCGGGGAAGGGCGCTTCGAAAAGCCATGCAGGTTTTAGTTGCACTTCTTTCTAAAGAAGGTTAGAAGCCAGCGTCTTTTTCAAAATCTGCGGTTGTTTCAAGCGATGAAGATACAGACAGTAAATACACACGGGGTGTAGCTCAGGCTGGTTAGAGTGCTTGGTTTGGGACCAAGAAGTCGTAGGTTCGAATCCTATCACCCCGACAAAAAATCTGACTTCAGGTCAGATTTTTCGTTTCAAGAGCAAAAAAGTTCTTTGAAAAATTGCGCCCGTAGCTCAGTGGATAGAGCAACTGCCTTTAAGCTACAAACATTAGGAGCCTTCATAGGGAAAAGAAACTTATGAAGTGGACTACACTGTATCGGGGAAACCTTAACAGGTAATGCTGATGGCAATCCCGAGGAAACCAATGGTTGACCCGTATGGAGGTCTATCATATGTCAGTAAATTGAATATGAGAGGACATCATACAAAAGAAAAGGGCGACCTAGGTGTGTTGAAAGCTCAAGTTGATTTACATCAACAAGGATTTACTC
This window of the Deltaproteobacteria bacterium CG11_big_fil_rev_8_21_14_0_20_42_23 genome carries:
- a CDS encoding 50S ribosomal protein L9; its protein translation is MQVILQEEISSLGKAGEIVNVKEGYARNFLIPQKKAVVADAKNMKMLEHQRKIISAKQAKLKAEAEKLAVELNKLKLVFEKEVGEEGKLFGSITSKDIAELVKEKGFEIDRRKLQLKDPIREIGDCEVPLKLHAEVTAMLKVSVEKK
- a CDS encoding replicative DNA helicase, encoding MTPPDLQQFKVPPQNIEAEQSILGAVLLDNEAIHRCLELVQAEDFYRETHRKIYEAVLDLYQKSEPVDIITLTSHLKSKNVLDQVGGATYLSFLVDQVPTAANVASYCKIVREKSVSRRLIEGATQIISDGYQQHADVNEYLDKAEQIIFDVAQNRTKKGFSQVKDVVKDSFKAIEQLYERKELITGVPSGFKDLDRLTSGFQPSDLVIIAGRPSMGKTAFVLSILENAAIDHGKYCAIFSLEMSKEQLVQRMLCSRAEIDSTKLRGGFLAESDWPKLTRAAGMISESPVFIDDTPAITSMELRAKARRLQREHGLDLVVVDYLQLMRASRRIESREREIAEISSSLKALAKELSVPVLALSQLNRGLEARQDKRPQLSDLRESGSIEQDADVVMFIYRDEVYNKETPDAGKAEIIIGKQRNGPIGRATLAFRHNITRFDNLAQHVDQSSASPSHILEGVGDVPSAEDGY
- the rdgB gene encoding non-canonical purine NTP pyrophosphatase, RdgB/HAM1 family, giving the protein MKLIVATKNKGKLAEIKRMLSDIDLQVVSFEEEHFSDVLEDGKTFLENARKKALACHKPDAWSLADDSGLCVDALDLAPGVYSARYAGERATDSDNNAKLISALDGVPTEKRAASFHCALVLVSPAGNKWEFEGKMEGSVLQEPRGENGFGYDPLFLVKGTDRSAAELSPGEKDAYSHRGRALRKAMQVLVALLSKEG